A single window of Lysobacter oculi DNA harbors:
- the coaD gene encoding pantetheine-phosphate adenylyltransferase, producing MTTPRQRIAIYPGTFDPITSGHVDLVHRAAALFERLVVGVARSSGKGPGMSLEQRVGLARESLGDVPNVEVRGFDTLLAHFVTEVGAGILIRGLRAVSDFEYEFQLASMNRHLIPEVETLFLTPAEEFGFISSSLVREISRLGGDVSAFVPPAVAAALQAERQRQSV from the coding sequence ATGACCACGCCACGCCAGCGGATCGCCATCTATCCAGGCACCTTCGACCCGATCACCTCGGGGCATGTCGATCTGGTCCACCGGGCGGCGGCGCTGTTCGAGCGGCTGGTGGTCGGCGTGGCCCGCAGCTCCGGCAAGGGGCCGGGCATGTCCCTGGAGCAGCGCGTCGGGCTGGCACGGGAATCGCTGGGCGACGTGCCTAACGTCGAGGTGCGCGGCTTCGACACGCTGCTGGCGCACTTCGTGACCGAAGTGGGCGCCGGCATCCTCATCCGCGGCCTGCGCGCGGTTTCCGACTTCGAGTACGAGTTCCAGCTGGCCAGCATGAACCGTCACCTCATCCCCGAGGTGGAAACGCTGTTCCTGACGCCGGCCGAGGAATTCGGCTTCATCTCATCTTCGCTGGTGCGCGAAATCTCCCGTCTAGGCGGGGATGTTTCGGCTTTCGTGCCGCCAGCGGTGGCCGCCGCGCTGCAGGCCGAAAGGCAGCGTCAATCCGTATGA
- the rsmD gene encoding 16S rRNA (guanine(966)-N(2))-methyltransferase RsmD, translated as MTKARGRAGSVRIIGGHWRGTRLPVADLDGLRPTADRVRETLFNWLMPVLPGARVLDLFAGSGALGFEALSRGAAAATLVERETGPATALREVAARLPGGEAAEIVRMDAISWLTQAAREGRRYDIAFIDPPFAGELWQPAIEAVAPLMADDAWLYVEMPVRGVATTLPEGWRLHREARTREVACQLWRRGPA; from the coding sequence ATGACGAAGGCCAGGGGCCGCGCCGGCAGCGTGCGCATCATCGGCGGGCATTGGCGCGGGACGCGCCTGCCGGTGGCCGACCTCGACGGCCTGCGTCCGACCGCCGACCGTGTCCGCGAAACGCTGTTCAACTGGTTGATGCCGGTGCTGCCCGGTGCGCGCGTGCTCGACCTGTTCGCCGGCAGCGGCGCACTGGGCTTCGAGGCGCTCTCGCGCGGCGCCGCGGCGGCGACGCTGGTCGAACGCGAAACCGGCCCGGCCACCGCCCTGCGCGAAGTCGCCGCACGCCTGCCGGGCGGGGAGGCCGCCGAGATCGTGCGGATGGATGCGATCAGCTGGCTCACGCAGGCCGCCCGCGAAGGCCGGCGCTACGACATCGCCTTCATCGACCCCCCGTTTGCCGGCGAACTCTGGCAGCCGGCCATCGAGGCCGTCGCGCCGCTGATGGCGGACGATGCCTGGCTGTACGTGGAGATGCCGGTGCGTGGCGTCGCCACCACCCTGCCTGAGGGTTGGCGGCTGCATCGCGAGGCCCGCACCCGCGAGGTCGCCTGCCAGCTGTGGCGTCGCGGGCCAGCCTGA
- the ftsY gene encoding signal recognition particle-docking protein FtsY, whose protein sequence is MPADDAHAAGAAPGLRHWILNPGDTIPAFSDIAPRMVNWFWRKKLEEGEKPAESPAAPALETPRIEASEAAPAPVEPVVEAPAPVTTSEPAIDDYAHAAPAATPGKPGWRERLKGSGMARSLGGLFSRNPKLDDDLLEEIETALLTADVGVKATAALVDDLHTRMGRREFADAQALLAALREDLVALLRPVAQPLLIDGTAKPFVIVTIGVNGVGKTTTIGKLARKFRDDGRSLMLAAGDTFRAAAVAQLQAWGERNGVQVVAQGQDADAAAVAFDAYASAKSRGTQVLIADTAGRLHTQAGLMDELGKIVRVLGKHGAGIPHEILMVIDGTTGQNAISQVRAFNSKVPVTGLVVTKLDGTAKGGVVFALAREFGIPIRYAGIGERPEDLRVFDPEAFVDALLPASLGQ, encoded by the coding sequence ATGCCCGCCGATGATGCGCACGCTGCCGGCGCGGCCCCTGGCCTTCGTCATTGGATCTTGAACCCCGGTGATACCATCCCCGCATTCTCCGACATCGCCCCCCGCATGGTTAACTGGTTTTGGCGCAAGAAGCTCGAGGAAGGCGAAAAACCGGCCGAATCGCCCGCCGCGCCCGCCCTCGAAACACCGCGTATCGAAGCTTCGGAGGCCGCCCCCGCCCCGGTCGAGCCGGTGGTCGAGGCGCCCGCTCCGGTCACGACTTCCGAACCCGCCATCGACGACTACGCGCATGCCGCGCCGGCCGCCACGCCGGGCAAGCCCGGTTGGCGCGAGCGGCTCAAGGGCAGCGGCATGGCGCGCTCGCTGGGCGGGTTGTTCTCGCGCAATCCCAAGCTCGACGATGACCTGCTGGAAGAAATCGAGACCGCGCTGCTGACCGCAGACGTCGGCGTCAAGGCGACCGCCGCGCTGGTGGACGACCTGCACACGCGCATGGGCCGCCGCGAATTCGCCGATGCCCAGGCGCTGCTCGCCGCCCTGCGCGAGGACCTGGTCGCGCTGCTGCGCCCGGTCGCGCAGCCGCTGCTGATCGACGGCACCGCCAAGCCCTTCGTCATCGTCACCATCGGGGTGAACGGCGTCGGCAAGACCACCACCATCGGCAAGCTCGCGCGCAAGTTCCGCGATGACGGCCGCAGCCTGATGCTCGCCGCCGGCGATACCTTCCGCGCCGCCGCCGTCGCCCAACTCCAGGCCTGGGGCGAGCGCAACGGGGTGCAGGTGGTGGCGCAGGGCCAGGACGCCGATGCCGCCGCCGTCGCCTTCGACGCCTACGCCTCGGCGAAATCGCGCGGCACGCAGGTGCTGATCGCCGACACCGCCGGCCGCCTGCACACGCAGGCAGGCCTGATGGACGAGCTCGGCAAGATCGTGCGCGTGCTGGGCAAGCACGGCGCCGGCATCCCGCACGAGATCCTGATGGTGATCGACGGCACCACCGGCCAGAACGCGATCTCGCAGGTGCGCGCGTTCAACAGCAAGGTGCCGGTGACCGGGCTGGTGGTGACCAAGCTCGATGGCACCGCGAAGGGCGGCGTGGTGTTCGCGCTGGCGCGGGAATTCGGCATCCCGATCCGCTACGCCGGCATCGGCGAGCGCCCCGAAGACCTGCGCGTGTTCGACCCCGAAGCCTTCGTCGACGCGCTGCTGCCGGCTTCGCTCGGGCAGTGA
- a CDS encoding AsmA family protein: MNTDSPASTPAPRKRRWARGFLIALLVLAALLALLALGIRYALQPAVATHFILQQAGKSLGLEIAADGEPELQLRGTPTLVVRGVHARQPGATREMLKAERILLSLPWSTLKSRGRQLDIQRVELDAPVLDLSALADWRRTRPPSAMQRLPTLTRGLRVHRGQLLGEGWKMADVGIDLPYFAPDKPLAARVAGRYEAEAMQLPFDLHIALSKPDTSAALGLAGDVTPTARDWKLPMHLRLSAPMHWGDDGLRLQPAKLGARARYEGGGEPLPFVIGAFGPARISKDGLDWPALALALRGEGVVPDLDGHGALHASHRLALSLAGRIHAWPEAWPVLPKPLSASRSPLPFSLDYAGALDFSDVVAFELQRDATRFDGQLRVRDVLAWREIAATASPLPPLDGHLVTPRLDIAGAQLEGVEVDFEDPAIPPADTKK, translated from the coding sequence GTGAACACGGACAGCCCCGCGTCCACGCCGGCGCCGCGCAAGCGCCGGTGGGCGCGCGGGTTCCTCATCGCCCTGCTCGTCCTGGCGGCGCTGCTCGCCTTGCTGGCACTCGGCATCCGCTACGCCCTGCAACCGGCCGTGGCCACGCATTTCATCCTGCAGCAGGCCGGCAAGTCGCTCGGGCTGGAGATCGCCGCCGACGGCGAACCCGAACTCCAGCTGCGCGGCACGCCGACCCTGGTGGTGCGCGGCGTGCATGCGCGCCAGCCCGGCGCCACGCGCGAAATGCTGAAGGCCGAACGCATCCTGCTGTCGCTGCCGTGGAGCACGCTGAAAAGCCGCGGCCGCCAATTGGACATCCAGCGCGTGGAACTGGATGCGCCCGTGCTCGACCTGAGCGCGCTCGCCGACTGGCGCCGCACCCGCCCGCCCAGCGCGATGCAGCGACTGCCCACCCTCACCCGCGGCCTGCGGGTCCATCGCGGCCAGCTGCTGGGCGAAGGCTGGAAGATGGCCGATGTCGGCATCGACCTGCCCTACTTCGCGCCGGACAAACCGCTGGCCGCACGCGTGGCGGGGCGCTACGAGGCCGAGGCGATGCAGCTGCCCTTCGACCTGCACATCGCGCTGTCGAAGCCGGACACCTCCGCCGCGCTTGGGCTCGCCGGCGATGTCACCCCGACCGCGCGCGACTGGAAGCTGCCGATGCACCTGCGCCTGTCCGCGCCGATGCACTGGGGCGATGACGGCCTCCGGCTGCAACCGGCCAAGCTGGGTGCGCGCGCACGTTACGAAGGCGGCGGCGAACCGCTGCCGTTCGTGATCGGCGCGTTCGGCCCGGCACGCATCTCGAAGGACGGCCTCGATTGGCCCGCGTTGGCGTTGGCGCTGCGCGGCGAAGGCGTGGTGCCGGATCTGGACGGACACGGTGCGCTGCACGCCAGCCATCGCCTGGCATTGTCGTTGGCAGGCCGGATCCACGCATGGCCCGAAGCCTGGCCGGTGCTGCCGAAGCCCTTGTCGGCATCGCGCTCGCCGTTGCCGTTCTCGCTCGACTATGCCGGCGCACTGGATTTCAGCGATGTGGTGGCGTTCGAGCTGCAGCGCGACGCCACCCGCTTCGATGGCCAGCTGCGCGTGCGCGACGTGCTGGCCTGGCGCGAGATCGCCGCGACCGCATCGCCGCTGCCGCCGCTCGACGGCCACCTGGTTACGCCGCGCCTCGACATCGCCGGCGCGCAGCTTGAAGGTGTGGAAGTCGACTTCGAGGACCCGGCGATCCCGCCCGCGGACACGAAGAAGTGA
- the mutY gene encoding A/G-specific adenine glycosylase — MYAPRLLDWFDTHGRHDLPWTQPRTPYRVWLSEIMLQQTQVATVIPYFQRFIDVLPDLPALAAASPDTVLALWSGLGYYSRARNLHAAAKRCVEHHGGELPRDFDALHALPGIGRSTAAAILAQAWGEPFAILDGNVKRVLARLHGIEGWPGLPAVEKRLWAIAEASLPRTSVTRARMADYTQAQMDLGATLCTRSRPRCGDCPLAESCVAHREGRTAALPSPRPKKTIPQRETRMVWLRDDEGRTLLQRRPATGIWASLWSLPEVASADEAACIAQLHAEMGDAASSSALPPVEHVFTHFRLRIHPQLFDGVAAKTRLGDNDDLRWVMRGELATLGIPAPVRRLIEEDIP; from the coding sequence CTGTACGCGCCACGCCTGCTGGACTGGTTCGACACCCACGGCCGCCACGACCTGCCGTGGACACAGCCGCGCACGCCCTACCGCGTGTGGCTGTCGGAAATCATGCTGCAGCAGACCCAGGTCGCCACGGTCATCCCGTATTTCCAGCGTTTTATCGATGTGCTGCCCGACCTGCCGGCGTTGGCCGCCGCGTCGCCGGACACCGTACTCGCCCTGTGGTCGGGACTCGGCTACTACAGCCGCGCACGCAACCTGCATGCCGCCGCGAAGCGCTGCGTGGAACACCACGGCGGCGAATTACCGCGTGATTTCGATGCACTGCACGCCCTGCCCGGCATCGGCCGCAGCACGGCGGCGGCGATCCTGGCGCAGGCCTGGGGCGAGCCGTTCGCGATCCTCGACGGCAACGTCAAGCGCGTGCTGGCGCGGCTGCACGGCATCGAAGGCTGGCCCGGTTTGCCGGCGGTGGAAAAGCGGCTGTGGGCGATCGCCGAAGCCTCGCTGCCGCGCACATCGGTCACGCGCGCGCGGATGGCCGACTACACGCAGGCGCAGATGGACCTGGGCGCGACACTGTGCACGCGCAGCCGCCCGCGCTGCGGCGATTGCCCGCTGGCGGAGAGTTGCGTCGCCCATCGCGAAGGGCGCACCGCCGCGCTGCCTTCGCCACGCCCGAAGAAAACCATCCCGCAACGCGAAACCCGCATGGTCTGGTTGCGCGATGACGAAGGCCGCACGCTGCTGCAGCGTCGCCCGGCGACCGGCATCTGGGCCTCGCTGTGGTCGCTGCCGGAAGTAGCGAGCGCCGATGAAGCCGCCTGCATCGCCCAACTGCATGCGGAGATGGGGGATGCGGCTTCGTCCAGCGCTTTGCCGCCGGTCGAACACGTCTTCACCCATTTCCGCCTGCGCATCCACCCGCAGCTGTTCGACGGCGTCGCGGCGAAGACACGGCTCGGCGACAATGACGACCTGCGCTGGGTCATGCGCGGGGAACTGGCCACGCTTGGCATTCCCGCCCCGGTGCGCCGCCTGATTGAAGAGGACATCCCATGA
- a CDS encoding oxidative damage protection protein, translating into MSRTVFCQREQRETEGLDFVPWPGEMGKRVFAGIGKPAWAAWLAHQTMLINENRLSPMNPEHRAFLETEMAKFLFGGGAEAPAGYVPEG; encoded by the coding sequence ATGAGTCGCACCGTGTTCTGCCAGCGCGAGCAGCGCGAAACCGAAGGCCTGGACTTCGTGCCGTGGCCCGGCGAGATGGGCAAGCGCGTGTTCGCCGGCATCGGCAAGCCGGCATGGGCCGCATGGCTGGCGCACCAGACCATGCTGATCAACGAAAACCGCCTGTCACCGATGAACCCGGAGCACCGCGCCTTCCTCGAAACCGAGATGGCGAAGTTCCTGTTCGGTGGCGGCGCCGAAGCGCCTGCCGGTTACGTGCCGGAAGGCTGA
- a CDS encoding DUF6491 family protein produces the protein MKRIQTFAVPMLALLAMTACATTRESDADKLTRYTAFAGPPVASIRYGSAGSQGFDVVDDRHVVLDVRPREAYLLRIDGPCLAYERGSPTLGISSQFGRISAGFDRVTVASQRGMSCIIGQIRPVDLRAMRAAEKASAAQPSGT, from the coding sequence ATGAAACGCATCCAGACCTTTGCCGTGCCGATGCTGGCGCTGCTGGCCATGACGGCCTGCGCCACGACGCGCGAATCCGATGCCGACAAACTGACCCGCTACACGGCGTTCGCGGGCCCGCCGGTCGCCAGCATCCGCTACGGCAGTGCCGGGAGCCAGGGTTTCGATGTCGTCGACGACCGCCACGTCGTGCTCGACGTACGCCCGCGCGAGGCCTACCTCCTGCGTATCGACGGGCCTTGCCTGGCGTACGAACGCGGCTCGCCGACGCTTGGCATCAGCTCGCAGTTCGGGCGCATCAGCGCCGGCTTCGACCGGGTGACGGTGGCCTCGCAGCGGGGCATGAGCTGCATCATCGGCCAGATCCGCCCGGTGGACCTGAGGGCGATGCGCGCCGCGGAAAAGGCCTCGGCCGCTCAGCCTTCCGGCACGTAA
- a CDS encoding NDR1/HIN1-like protein, giving the protein MKTLRSGLLLLLAFLLTACASTGGKRVSEPAASIQQLTVDARGGWQVRVRLQNYSSVAMRFDRVDLAVVVGGADAGRLSALPALTIAPESADVIDIALTPSAAARLQVADALAGGHGVAYTLKGTVSATPDAGKVRDFDISRDSALSPAPGLPGVLR; this is encoded by the coding sequence ATGAAGACCCTGCGCAGCGGCCTGTTGCTCCTCCTCGCCTTCCTTCTCACGGCCTGTGCCAGCACCGGCGGCAAGCGCGTCTCCGAGCCCGCGGCCAGCATCCAGCAACTCACGGTGGACGCGCGCGGCGGCTGGCAGGTCCGCGTCCGCCTGCAGAATTACAGCAGCGTGGCGATGCGATTCGACCGCGTGGACCTGGCCGTGGTCGTCGGTGGCGCCGATGCTGGCCGCCTCAGCGCATTGCCGGCGTTGACCATCGCGCCGGAATCCGCCGACGTCATCGACATCGCCCTCACCCCGAGCGCCGCCGCGCGCCTGCAGGTCGCCGATGCGCTGGCCGGCGGCCACGGCGTCGCCTACACGCTCAAGGGCACGGTCTCGGCCACGCCCGATGCCGGCAAGGTCCGCGACTTCGACATCTCCCGCGACAGCGCGTTGAGCCCGGCGCCCGGCCTGCCCGGCGTGCTGCGCTGA
- a CDS encoding acyl-CoA dehydrogenase C-terminal domain-containing protein — translation MSQYRAPLDDIRFDLFDVLDVESVLARLGQTEVNRELVDAVLEEGARFTTQVLAPLNAIGDRGCTFDKATGDVATPEGFAAAYRQFVEGGWPGLNAPAEFGGQGMPHVLGAAIKEMIDAANLAWGNFPLLSHGATEALLHYGSEWQQETFLKPLVEGRWTGTMCLTEPHAGTDLGLLRTRATPNGDGSYAINGTKIFITAGEHDMAENIVHLVLAKLPDAPTGSRGISLFVVPKFKVGEDGAMGERNTLRCGALEHKMGIHGSATCVMNFDDAQGWLVGEPHKGLMAMFVMMNTARLAVGLQGLGLADRAYQNALRYARERLQMRALSGPKFPEKPADPIIVHPDVRRMLLTQKSLVEGGRLLAYHAFLNVDIAQHGADEAERAEADALVGFLTPIVKACLTEWGNECTSHALQCFGGHGYIAEHGMEQLARDARITTLYEGTTGVQALDLVGRKLLQLKGAGLRAFLKEAHAFCQREAANPALAGLLPDLVAKLGEWQALSEQIGQSASRDPEEVGGAAWDYLFYSGYVALAYWWARSVVACEGSALSAAAKEGKRETARFYFARILPRTLMHKAAIESGAGNLMTLTADAFD, via the coding sequence ATGAGCCAGTACCGCGCCCCGCTCGACGACATCCGCTTCGACCTGTTCGATGTGCTGGATGTCGAATCCGTCCTTGCCCGCCTCGGCCAGACCGAGGTCAACCGCGAACTGGTCGATGCGGTGCTGGAAGAAGGCGCGCGCTTCACCACCCAGGTGCTGGCGCCGCTCAACGCCATCGGCGACCGCGGCTGCACCTTCGACAAGGCGACCGGCGATGTCGCCACGCCCGAAGGTTTCGCCGCCGCCTACCGCCAGTTCGTCGAAGGCGGCTGGCCGGGCCTCAACGCGCCGGCGGAATTCGGCGGCCAGGGCATGCCGCACGTGCTGGGCGCGGCGATCAAGGAAATGATCGATGCCGCCAACCTCGCCTGGGGCAACTTCCCCCTGCTCTCGCACGGCGCCACCGAGGCGCTGCTGCATTACGGCAGCGAATGGCAGCAGGAAACCTTCCTCAAGCCCCTCGTCGAAGGCCGCTGGACCGGCACCATGTGCCTGACCGAGCCGCACGCCGGCACCGACCTGGGCCTGCTGCGCACGCGCGCCACGCCCAACGGCGACGGCAGCTACGCCATCAACGGCACCAAGATCTTCATCACCGCCGGCGAGCACGACATGGCGGAGAACATCGTCCACCTGGTGCTGGCCAAGCTGCCCGACGCACCGACCGGCAGCCGCGGCATCTCGTTGTTCGTCGTGCCCAAGTTCAAGGTCGGCGAAGACGGCGCGATGGGCGAGCGCAACACGCTCCGCTGCGGCGCGCTGGAACACAAGATGGGCATCCACGGCTCCGCCACATGCGTGATGAATTTCGATGACGCCCAGGGCTGGCTGGTCGGCGAACCGCACAAGGGCCTGATGGCGATGTTCGTGATGATGAACACCGCGCGGCTCGCGGTCGGCCTGCAGGGCCTGGGCCTGGCCGATCGCGCCTACCAGAACGCGCTGCGCTACGCCCGCGAACGCCTGCAGATGCGTGCGCTGTCCGGCCCCAAATTCCCGGAAAAACCGGCCGACCCGATCATCGTCCACCCCGATGTGCGGCGGATGCTGCTGACGCAGAAATCGCTGGTCGAAGGCGGCCGCCTGCTCGCCTATCACGCCTTCCTCAACGTCGACATCGCGCAACATGGCGCCGATGAAGCCGAGCGTGCCGAAGCCGATGCGCTGGTCGGCTTCCTCACCCCCATCGTCAAGGCCTGTCTGACCGAATGGGGCAACGAATGCACCTCCCACGCGCTGCAGTGCTTCGGCGGCCACGGCTACATCGCCGAGCACGGCATGGAACAGCTCGCGCGCGACGCCCGCATCACCACGCTCTATGAAGGCACCACCGGCGTACAGGCGCTCGACCTGGTCGGGCGCAAGCTGCTGCAGCTGAAGGGCGCCGGCCTGCGCGCCTTCCTCAAGGAAGCGCACGCCTTCTGCCAGCGCGAAGCCGCCAATCCCGCGCTCGCCGGGCTGCTGCCCGATCTGGTCGCCAAGCTCGGCGAATGGCAGGCGCTGTCGGAGCAGATCGGCCAATCCGCATCGCGTGATCCGGAAGAAGTCGGCGGCGCGGCCTGGGACTACCTGTTCTATTCCGGCTACGTCGCGCTGGCCTACTGGTGGGCCCGCAGCGTGGTCGCCTGCGAAGGTTCCGCGTTGTCGGCGGCGGCCAAGGAAGGCAAGCGCGAGACCGCGCGCTTCTACTTCGCCCGCATCCTGCCGCGCACGCTGATGCACAAGGCGGCCATCGAAAGCGGCGCCGGCAACCTGATGACGCTCACGGCGGATGCCTTCGATTGA
- a CDS encoding PDZ domain-containing protein, producing MRLRSLFLLICLALLPAVSMAAVCDIALKPSYRGFPLNPLVDKVVVSKVTPKAGADCPVRAGDEILQVNSQRVPGERALKVLSYWRSLKKGVPRTYRLRRNGQFLTLTI from the coding sequence ATGCGGCTTCGTTCCCTCTTCCTGCTGATCTGCCTCGCGTTGCTCCCCGCAGTGTCGATGGCGGCCGTGTGCGACATCGCGCTCAAGCCGAGCTATCGCGGCTTCCCGCTCAATCCATTGGTGGACAAGGTGGTGGTGTCGAAGGTGACCCCGAAGGCCGGCGCAGACTGCCCGGTGCGGGCCGGCGACGAGATCCTGCAGGTCAACAGCCAGCGCGTGCCGGGCGAGCGCGCACTCAAGGTGCTGTCGTACTGGCGGTCGCTGAAGAAGGGCGTGCCGCGCACCTACCGCCTGCGCCGCAACGGCCAGTTCCTGACCCTCACGATCTGA
- a CDS encoding HNH endonuclease: MGTRSEMLDLIGAGSGASPDVPHFLPASRPGSLRFLALDAHGRALDWIRWQDAACLYARDAVAWTLGESCLTVHGGTSRMTGEQSRLALHPIIAARGHARGRAIDPTPALTNASLFARDAHLCLYCGERPSRQHLTRDHVLPVSKGGRDVWENVVSACFHCNSRKSNRTPQQAGMPLLAVPYRPSWIEHLILSNRHILADQMEFLQAQMPKKPRRALA, encoded by the coding sequence ATGGGTACACGCAGCGAAATGCTCGACCTGATCGGTGCCGGCTCCGGTGCGAGCCCGGACGTTCCGCATTTTCTCCCCGCGTCCCGCCCTGGCTCCCTGCGCTTCCTCGCGCTCGATGCCCATGGCCGCGCACTCGACTGGATCCGCTGGCAGGACGCCGCCTGCCTCTACGCCCGCGATGCCGTCGCCTGGACGCTGGGCGAGTCCTGCCTGACCGTCCACGGCGGCACCTCGCGGATGACCGGCGAGCAAAGCCGGCTGGCCCTGCACCCGATCATCGCGGCGCGCGGCCACGCACGCGGCCGCGCCATCGACCCCACGCCCGCGCTCACCAACGCATCCCTGTTCGCCCGCGACGCCCACCTGTGCCTGTACTGCGGCGAGCGCCCTTCGCGCCAGCACCTGACCCGCGACCACGTGCTGCCGGTATCGAAAGGCGGCCGTGATGTCTGGGAGAACGTGGTCAGCGCCTGCTTCCACTGCAATTCGCGCAAGAGCAACCGCACGCCGCAGCAGGCGGGGATGCCGCTGCTCGCCGTGCCGTACCGGCCGAGCTGGATCGAGCACCTGATCCTGTCGAACCGCCACATCCTCGCCGACCAGATGGAATTCCTGCAGGCGCAGATGCCGAAGAAGCCGCGTCGCGCACTCGCCTGA
- the dxs gene encoding 1-deoxy-D-xylulose-5-phosphate synthase, translating into MIDSTRYPRLSRIDSPADLRRFDETEVRAVADELRDYLIESAGKSGGHFGANLGVVELTTVLHYLYNTPDDRIVWDVGHQAYPHKILTGRRDRIHTVKQKDGVAPFPKREESEFDTFGVGHSSTSISAALGMAIAARHAGSDRKVVAVIGDGAMTAGMAYEALNHAGGMDEEPDILVILNDNRMSISEAVGGLTRMLGRATGSRTLNALREGGKKLLGDKNAPPARFVRRWEEHWKGMFVPSTLFEEMGFHYTGPIDGHDTTALLETIKTLKGLKGPQLLHVITTKGKGYERAEADQIGYHAVSPFDPEVGMVSKPGAVKKPTYTDVFSDWLCDMAAADDRLLAITPAMREGSGLVRFSKEYPSRYFDVAIAEQHAITLAAGMACEGAKPVVAIYSTFLQRGYDQLVHDVAIQKLDVLFAIDRGGVVGPDGATHAGNLDMSYLRCVPNMVVMAPADERECRAMLSTGFKYEGPAAVRYPRGSGTGIAAGDALDMLPIGKAEVKRRGHRIALLAFGALVPAAQQVGEELGCTVINMRFVKPLDRALILELAQTHEGFVTLEDNVVAGGAGSGVAELLAEAGIVMPVLHLGLPDAFQHHASREDLLAEAGLDADGIRAVVTRRFPAATEARRAGNA; encoded by the coding sequence ATGATCGATTCGACCCGTTATCCGCGCCTGTCGCGCATCGACTCCCCGGCCGACCTGCGCCGCTTCGACGAAACCGAAGTGCGCGCCGTCGCCGACGAGCTGCGCGACTACCTCATCGAATCCGCCGGCAAGTCCGGCGGCCACTTCGGCGCCAACCTGGGCGTGGTCGAGCTGACCACCGTCCTGCACTACCTCTACAACACGCCCGACGACCGCATCGTCTGGGATGTCGGCCACCAGGCCTACCCGCACAAGATCCTCACCGGCCGCCGCGACCGCATCCACACGGTCAAGCAGAAGGACGGCGTGGCGCCGTTTCCGAAGCGCGAGGAAAGCGAGTTCGACACCTTCGGCGTCGGCCATTCGTCCACTTCGATCAGTGCCGCGCTGGGCATGGCCATCGCCGCCAGACACGCCGGCAGCGACCGCAAGGTGGTCGCGGTGATCGGCGACGGCGCGATGACCGCCGGCATGGCCTATGAGGCGCTCAACCATGCAGGCGGCATGGACGAGGAGCCGGACATCCTGGTCATCCTCAACGACAACCGCATGTCGATCAGCGAGGCGGTCGGCGGCCTGACCCGCATGCTCGGCCGCGCCACCGGCAGCCGCACGCTCAACGCCCTGCGCGAAGGCGGCAAGAAGCTGCTCGGCGACAAGAACGCCCCGCCCGCGCGCTTCGTGCGCCGCTGGGAAGAGCACTGGAAGGGCATGTTCGTGCCCTCCACCCTGTTCGAGGAAATGGGCTTCCACTACACCGGCCCCATCGACGGCCACGACACCACCGCACTGCTCGAAACCATCAAGACGCTGAAGGGCCTCAAGGGTCCGCAGCTGCTGCACGTCATCACCACCAAGGGCAAGGGTTACGAACGCGCCGAGGCCGACCAGATCGGCTACCACGCGGTGTCGCCGTTCGACCCGGAAGTGGGCATGGTGTCGAAGCCGGGCGCGGTCAAGAAGCCGACCTATACCGACGTCTTCAGCGACTGGCTGTGCGACATGGCGGCCGCCGACGACAGGCTGCTCGCCATCACCCCGGCGATGCGAGAAGGCAGCGGGCTGGTGCGCTTCAGCAAGGAATACCCGAGCCGCTATTTCGATGTCGCCATCGCCGAGCAGCACGCGATCACGCTGGCCGCGGGCATGGCCTGCGAAGGCGCGAAGCCGGTCGTCGCGATCTACTCCACCTTCCTGCAGCGCGGCTACGACCAGCTGGTGCATGACGTGGCCATCCAGAAGCTCGACGTGCTGTTCGCCATCGACCGCGGCGGCGTGGTCGGCCCGGACGGCGCGACGCACGCCGGCAACCTGGACATGAGCTACCTACGCTGCGTGCCCAATATGGTGGTGATGGCGCCGGCCGACGAGCGCGAATGCCGCGCCATGCTCAGCACCGGCTTCAAGTACGAAGGTCCGGCCGCCGTGCGCTACCCGCGCGGGTCGGGCACCGGCATCGCAGCCGGCGACGCGCTGGACATGCTGCCGATCGGCAAGGCCGAGGTGAAGCGCCGTGGCCACCGCATCGCCCTGCTCGCGTTCGGCGCACTGGTGCCGGCGGCGCAACAGGTGGGCGAGGAACTCGGCTGCACCGTCATCAACATGCGCTTCGTCAAGCCGCTCGACCGCGCGCTGATCCTTGAACTGGCGCAGACCCACGAAGGCTTCGTCACCCTGGAAGACAACGTGGTGGCCGGCGGTGCGGGTTCCGGCGTGGCCGAACTGCTGGCCGAAGCCGGCATCGTCATGCCCGTGCTGCACTTGGGCCTGCCGGATGCCTTCCAGCACCACGCCAGCCGCGAAGACCTGCTGGCCGAAGCCGGACTGGACGCCGACGGCATCCGCGCGGTGGTGACCCGGCGCTTTCCGGCGGCCACCGAAGCGCGGCGCGCCGGCAACGCCTGA